The Cucurbita pepo subsp. pepo cultivar mu-cu-16 chromosome LG18, ASM280686v2, whole genome shotgun sequence nucleotide sequence CAAAAATCCACAGACCCACTTGCCTTACACGTGCGCTTCGATCCAGAAGCcagatgtatttcttattaatttaattaaataaattccGTTCCAAATCTCTGAGATATTTCccattaattatataaaatgagaaataatatatatatattatgcaAGGTTGAGCTGTTATATTAATGGTTGGTCTGGTCGGGGTGGGTGGGGCCCAGTTTGATGTCGGTGGCACAGGGCGGAGGGCTACGGTGGCTCCTCCTCCCAGATCTCAACCACGGCCAACATCCTCGATCTACAGCTGGCAACGTGGGTCCACCCatttaaacaatattattcccatagatttaaataattaccattttttttttacttttttatttattttaattaatataattttattcttatggattattatatgtttttatgTTTAGGACAGAAGATTAAGCTTTAATATCTTGtgatctattttattttagccttaaatttttaaaatgttttatataattcacgccaataaaaaaaattatttttaattatcgtTATCGTAATATATAACGTGAAATCTAATGGTTAAACATTTGAATAGTTAGATATTTTGAAGGTTCGGAGactaaaattaagattatattaaatataaaataacaaaaataacgCTTTATTTTATACCatactttttatattaaatacttttaactTATTCTAGATCTAATTAGCCTCTAATTTTTTACTAtgggttaaattacaaattttactatatattaaatgaaatttttataagggtagTAATGGAAAAAAGGAACTTGGAgggtaataattaaaaatttgaagtaaaaaaaaagcagTAAAAATAAGGACACAAGGACcaaaatagaaagagagaagataaatagagaagaaaggaagttGAAAAGGGGGATTAGGTTAATCGGGTTAAGAGTTAGTTTGGAGGGATTCCGGAATAGGAAACTAATGTCACCCAAACAAGGCAGAGCTGTAATTAGCCACATTTCTTTGTTCACGCGCGGAACACGCACATTCTATccccttttctctctcacCGGGTTTTTTCACATACTATAAATACCAGCTCCCCTTTCTCCCAACACATCTCAGCCTCAAATCTTCGTTCATTCACCCACCGTGCGACCACCCCACCAAAACCCTTGTTTCTTCGTCCTTCTCCTTCGTTTCGTGGGGTTCGTGTCTGTGTGTGTTTCGCCATGGGCGTCGTCACCATTCTTCCAGATCTCGGCACTCAGATTTTCATCCCGGTCTGTGCCGTAGTAGGAATAGTCTTCTCTTTGGTGCAGTGGTACTATGTCTCTCAGGTTAAGCTGTCGCCTGGTCGAGATTCCACTCATAACAACTCCGCCGCTGCTAAAAATGGCTACTCCGACTACCTTATcgaggaggaagaaggagtCAACGACCATAACGTTGTTATTAAGTGTGCCGAAATTCAGAATGCTATCTCTGAGGGTAAACCGCTTATCGTTATTGTTCATTTCAGATTTGTTTTCTGCTTTGTTCTTTATTAGGCCTTATTAATTGCTAGATCTGGTGATGGATTctcagatttatgattcttcgattttgtttttctcttttatggatatttttttgtcttttccttttgtgaACGCTTTAggttttatcttctttttctctcccatGGGATTTCATTTCTCGTTTCTTGACTGGCTCTTAGTTTCCGGAGCGATTTTTCAGTTTGGATTCTTCTTAGTGAAGTAGATGTTTGGATGTCTGTTCACCGGTCTTACACCATTTTCATAAATACTTTACGGAGCCACTAATTACGGATtacaattatttgttttgattggTTATCGCGTCTGTAATACACGTAGTCTTTTGTCTATGAATTCTTTCAAGAATCTTCAAACCGATTATGATAACAAGGatttgaaattatgaagaGATCTAGGAAATGATGGTTAAATagtttcaatttattaaaaatagaagaagacgCACTGTCAGATTCTTTGGCACTTTCTCATATCTGGGTGTTGTTTTTTATCAGTTTGGGTTGTAATGTTCCTTTTTTTGGGAAGAGGATGAAGGTGCATCACCACATCTAGAGCTAATCAGCACTTCTTTTAAGTTCATGAGATTCCTGTTTTTTTGCATCGGGTTCTTCGTTAATATCTTGTTTGTTCCGTGTGATATTTATGgaattgttgtttttatatatggtatgcaaataaattaatactctgtttttttgggttaaaaattgaaaatatttctaTGAATTCCTTTTGTTGAAGTCTCTCTCTACGTTTTGATGTATTAGGGGCAACCTCCTTCCTGTTCACGGAGTACAAGTATGTTGGCATCTTTATGGTGTTGTTTGCAGTCTTGATTTTCGTGTTCCTTGGCTCAGTGGAGGGTTTTAGTACCGAGCCTCAAGCGTGCACTTATGACAAAACAAAGATTTGCAAGCCCGCTTTGGCGACGGCTATATTCAGCACTATATCATTTTTACTTGGTGCAGTTACTTCAGTGGTTTCTGGTTTCCTTGGAATGAAAATTGCTACATATGCAAATGCCAGAACCACCTTGGAGGCAAGAAAAGGTGTTGGAAAGGCATTTATTACTGCTTTTAGGTCTGGTGCTGTCATGGGCTTCCTCCTAGCTGCCAATGGTCTCTTGGTTTTGTTTATTGCCATTAACGTCTTCAAGTTGTACTATGGCGAAGATTGGGGTGGCCTTTTTGAGTCTATCACTGGGTATGGTCTTGGTGGATCTTCCATGGCTCTCTTTGGTAGAGTTGGTGGTGGTATCTACACTAAAGCTGCTGATGTTGGTGCTGACCTTGTGGGCAAGGTGGAAAGGAACATTCCTGAGGATGATCCAAGAAACCCAGCTGTAACGACCACTGCTCTAGATATCTTTTCTTAATTCATTTTGTGCTGATACTTTTCTCTTTGAATCTAATCACTCGTTCTTTTGGCAGGTCATTGCTGATAATGTGGGTGACAATGTTGGGGATATTGCTGGTATGGGATCTGATCTTTTTGGTTCATATGCTGAATCATCCTGTGCTGCTCTTGTTGTTGCTTCTATCTCTTCTTTCGGCAACAACCATGAGCTGACACCAATGCTCTATCCACTCATAGTTAGTTCTGTGGGTATCCTTGTTTGCCTGATCACCACCTTATTTGCTACTGATTTCTTTGAGATCAAGGCTGTTAAGGAAATTGAGCCAGCATTGAAGAAGCAACTCATAATTTCTACTGTTCTAATGACCTTTGGAATTGCCATTGTTACTTGGGTGGCTGTTCCATCAACATTcaccattttcaattttggaaCTCAAAAAGTTGTACAGAACTGGTTAGTGCTTCTTGAATTATTGTCTTACAATTGCTTTTTTCTATCACTATTGGTTTGATTCACCAGAAAATATTTGGCATTCAGGAAACTTTTCTTGTGCGTTGCTGTCGGTCTTTGGGCTGGGCTTATAATAGGATTTGTGACAGAGTACTATACTAGCAATGCATACAGGTATTTGATTTTTGGGCATTTACCTAGTCAATTCTCAACGATTCAATTACTTCTGTATATAAGAACGAAAATCTGATCACGGATTTGGTTTGGGTTTTCAGCCCTGTGCAGGATGTTGCTGATTCCTGCCGAACCGGAGCTGCTACAAATGTTATTTTTGGCTTGGCTTTGGGATACAAATCTGTCATTATCCCCATTTTTGCAATTGCAGTTAGCATTTTTGTTAGTTTCACCTTTGCTGCAATGTACGGCATTGCTGTTGCTGCTCTTGGAATGTTGAGTACAATAGCTACTGGTTTGGCCATTGATGCATATGGTCCAATCAGTGACAATGCTGGAGGCATTGCAGAGATGGCAGGCATGAGCCACAGAATTCGGG carries:
- the LOC111779886 gene encoding pyrophosphate-energized vacuolar membrane proton pump yields the protein MGVVTILPDLGTQIFIPVCAVVGIVFSLVQWYYVSQVKLSPGRDSTHNNSAAAKNGYSDYLIEEEEGVNDHNVVIKCAEIQNAISEGATSFLFTEYKYVGIFMVLFAVLIFVFLGSVEGFSTEPQACTYDKTKICKPALATAIFSTISFLLGAVTSVVSGFLGMKIATYANARTTLEARKGVGKAFITAFRSGAVMGFLLAANGLLVLFIAINVFKLYYGEDWGGLFESITGYGLGGSSMALFGRVGGGIYTKAADVGADLVGKVERNIPEDDPRNPAVIADNVGDNVGDIAGMGSDLFGSYAESSCAALVVASISSFGNNHELTPMLYPLIVSSVGILVCLITTLFATDFFEIKAVKEIEPALKKQLIISTVLMTFGIAIVTWVAVPSTFTIFNFGTQKVVQNWKLFLCVAVGLWAGLIIGFVTEYYTSNAYSPVQDVADSCRTGAATNVIFGLALGYKSVIIPIFAIAVSIFVSFTFAAMYGIAVAALGMLSTIATGLAIDAYGPISDNAGGIAEMAGMSHRIRERTDALDAAGNTTAAIGKGFAIGSAALVSLALFGAFVSRAGVTSVDVLTPKVFIGLIVGAMLPYWFSAMTMKSVGSAALKMVEEVRRQFNTIPGLMEGTAKPDYATCVKISTDASIKEMIPPGALVMLTPLIVGILFGVETLSGVLAGSLVSGVQIAISASNTGGAWDNAKKYIEAGASEHARTLGPKGSDPHKAAVIGDTIGDPLKDTSGPSLNILIKLMAVESLVFAPFFATHGGLLFRL